In Nymphaea colorata isolate Beijing-Zhang1983 chromosome 3, ASM883128v2, whole genome shotgun sequence, a genomic segment contains:
- the LOC116251585 gene encoding leucine-rich repeat receptor protein kinase MSP1-like, which translates to MEGFFRGTLANLLLTNVFFLMVIAVLYVVHPSTSTVEPSADIHALLDLRDALAGSKDSIPSWYYPNSSPCNWTGIKCAGLTVESVDLSSIPLQSEIPFAIERFKSLKFLNLSSCALSGSIPETFWTLEKLEHLDLSRNELSGTLSPSISRLAFLKEVSIGFNQISGSLPSSVGEMMNLTKFSVTSNAFVGFLPPELGNLPALEYLDVSLNSFTGRIPATLGNLTSLLFMDLSQNSFSGEIFSPIGQLNKLLSLDLSYNMLTGEIPPTIGGLKELKVLYLRANNLESHIPAELGNLVKLEVFFCQNCRLKGRIPVEIGNLRSLTSLDISENSLEGEIPASIGNLRNLTFLLATSAGLSGRLPEELGNCEKLQALDLSFNFLSGQLPNNLMRLETLETFIVEGNYLSGVIPSWISNWKAANAVRLGKNRLEGCLPSAVGEMRSLTTLSVDANNLSGEIPMEICNIRGLDHLSLSQNRFSGNITHTFRQCSSLTDLVLAGNNLSGEIPAYVGELPLVTLELSQNEFHGNLPDGLWTSKTLLEITLSNNMLTGGISPEIANVAWLERLMLDNNLLEGPIPREIGELKNLTNLSLHGNRHNGQIPEELFDCINLVALDLGANNLTGEISRKISQLKLLDNLVLSHNHLSGEIPGEICSAFQKVPLPDSEYTQHYGVLDLSFNNLSGEIPSSIAQCAVVVELLLQGNKLTGNIPSQLVGLLNLTLVDLSSNFLSGPIPQLSKLSSLQGLILSHNHLSGPIPEDLGSISNLVKLNLSANQLTGSFPSALSSLKRLTHIDLSRNLLTGPLSLGASEFDSLFFLNVSANHFSGPIPSTLANLTSLAVLDLHGNDIAGKFPSLHSDLTSLTYLDISNNHLDEVTFSDICGIPGLVFINFSGNNFKESSLSNCANLSVAKVYCGDHLCRASTYLPDPSLGRAAICGITIGSTLCFMGVLFAIIKWKMLKQEEAAAAAAATLASPCKARLAAVEPTSTDQFIVKKSREEPPSINVAMFEHPLLRLTVSDILAATNNFNKTHIVGDGGFGTVYKAELAGDQVVAIKRLHGGRHTEGDREFMAEMETIGKVKHENLVPLLGYCVFGDERFLIYEYMPNGSLDLWLRNRADAVELLGWPVRFKICVGAAKGLAFLHHGFVPHIIHRDMKSSNILLDAGFEPRVADFGLARIISAYETHVSTELAGTFGYIPPEYGMTMQATIKGDVYSFGVVMLELLTGRAPIGQEEVDGGNLVGWVRCMVAKGDEACVLDQCVLSDRWKAQMLCVLRVARLCTSDDPSRRPNMLGVVKMLKEIEDGPYSV; encoded by the coding sequence ATGGAGGGGTTCTTCAGAGGAACGCTAGCTAACCTATTGCTAAccaatgttttctttctcatGGTGATCGCCGTCTTATATGTTGTCCATCCTTCCACTTCCACTGTAGAGCCCAGTGCGGATATTCATGCTCTCCTTGATCTTAGAGATGCCTTGGCTGGAAGTAAAGATTCAATACCAAGTTGGTATTATCCCAACTCCTCACCTTGCAATTGGACCGGGATAAAGTGCGCTGGTCTAACTGTTGAGTCCGTAGACCTATCTTCTATACCTTTGCAGAGTGAAATTCCTTTTGCTATCGAGCGTTTCAAGTCTCTCAAATTTCTTAACCTGAGCAGCTGTGCTCTTAGTGGCAGTATCCCTGAAACCTTCTGGACCTTGGAGAAGCTCGAGCACTTAGACCTAAGCAGGAACGAACTTTCTGGCACATTATCTCCTTCTATCTCGAGGCTAGCATTTTTGAAAGAAGTTTCCATTGGATTCAATCAAATTTCAGGCAGCTTACCTTCCTCAGTTGGTGAAATGATGAACCTAACCAAGTTCTCTGTCACCTCCAATGCGTTCGTTGGATTTCTGCCCCCTGAACTTGGCAACCTTCCTGCCCTCGAGTACCTTGACGTGAGCTTGAACTCATTCACTGGTCGAATTCCAGCAACCTTGGGCAATTTGACAAGCTTATTGTTCATGGACTTAAGCCAGAATAGTTTCTCTGGGGAGATCTTCAGTCCAATCGGCCAACTGAACAAGCTGCTGTCGTTGGACCTCTCTTACAACATGCTGACCGGGGAGATACCACCGACGATCGGTGGACTGAAGGAACTTAAAGTTTTGTATCTTAGAGCTAACAACCTGGAGAGCCACATTCCAGCGGAGTTGGGAAATTTGGTGAAATTAGAAGTCTTCTTCTGTCAAAACTGCAGATTGAAGGGCAGGATTCCGGTGGAGATTGGAAACTTGAGGAGCTTAACTAGCTTGGACATATCTGAAAATAGTCTCGAAGGAGAGATTCCTGCGAGCATTGGAAACCTAAGAAACCTGACCTTTTTGTTGGCGACAAGCGCCGGGCTGAGTGGTCGCCTGCCAGAGGAATTGGGTAACTGTGAGAAGCTTCAGGCATTGGATCtatcatttaattttctttctggTCAATTGCCTAATAACTTGATGCGCTTGGAGACCTTGGAGACATTCATAGTTGAAGGGAACTATCTCTCTGGGGTAATACCATCCTGGATCTCAAACTGGAAAGCAGCTAATGCAGTGAGGTTGGGGAAGAACCGCTTGGAGGGATGTCTGCCATCCGCTGTGGGGGAAATGCGCTCATTGACAACATTGTCCGTTGATGCTAACAATCTTTCCGGTGAAATACCGATGGAGATCTGCAACATTCGTGGCTTAGACCACCTGTCTCTATCGCAGAATCGATTTAGCGGCAATATTACCCACACTTTCCGTCAATGTTCGAGTCTCACAGACTTGGTATTGGCAGGAAATAATCTGTCTGGTGAGATTCCGGCTTATGTCGGGGAGCTACCCCTGGTCACGCTTGAGCTCTCACAGAATGAGTTTCACGGCAACCTGCCCGATGGGCTTTGGACTTCCAAGACACTGCTGGAGATAACCCTTAGCAATAATATGCTTACAGGCGGTATTTCTCCCGAGATTGCCAATGTAGCTTGGCTGGAAAGGCTCATGCTCGACAACAATCTCCTTGAAGGACCTATTCCTAGGGAGATTGGTGAGCTGAAAAACCTTACAAATCTTTCTCTTCACGGCAACCGACACAACGGCCAGATCCCTGAAGAGCTCTTTGACTGCATCAATTTGGTGGCCTTGGATCTAGGAGCAAACAACCTCACAGGTGAGATATCGCGAAAAATATCTCAGCTCAAGCTTCTGGATAATCTTGTATTGTCCCATAACCATCTGTCCGGTGAGATCCCCGGCGAGATATGTTCTGCTTTCCAGAAGGTGCCACTGCCAGACTCCGAGTACACGCAGCACTATGGTGTGTTAGACCTGTCTTTCAACAACCTGTCCGGCGAAATTCCCTCATCAATTGCTCAATGTGCAGTGGTGGTTGAGCTGCTGTTACAGGGGAACAAGCTGACAGGAAACATACCATCACAGCTAGTTGGACTGCTAAACCTGACCTTGGTCGACCTTTCATCCAATTTTCTTTCCGGTCCAATCCCTCAGTTATCGAAACTAAGCAGTCTTCAAGGCCTTATTCTTTCTCATAACCATCTGAGTGGACCTATCCCTGAGGATCTAGGCTCCATCTCTAACCTGGTGAAGCTCAACCTCTCTGCCAACCAGCTCACAGGCAGCTTCCCATCTGCtctttcatccctcaagaggcTAACTCACATCGACCTGAGCCGCAATTTGCTCACTGGACCTCTTTCTTTGGGCGCCTCTGAATTTGATTCGCTCTTCTTCCTGAATGTTAGTGCTAACCATTTCAGTGGCCCCATTCCCTCGACCCTTGCCAATCTTACTTCTCTTGCCGTTCTGGACCTCCATGGCAACGACATTGCCGGGAAATTTCCGTCCTTGCATTCTGATCTCACTTCCCTAACTTACCTTGACATTTCCAACAACCACTTAGATGAAGTCACATTCTCTGATATCTGCGGCATTCCTGGTTTAGTTTTCATAAACTTCTCCGGCAACAACTTCAAGGAGAGCAGCCTCAGCAATTGCGCCAATTTATCAGTAGCCAAGGTCTACTGTGGTGATCACCTCTGCCGTGCTTCCACATACTTACCGGACCCATCTCTGGGCAGGGCTGCCATCTGCGGCATTACCATTGGGTCTACATTGTGCTTCATGGGCGTTCTTTTCGCCATAATCAAGTGGAAAATGCTCAAGCaagaagaagcagcagcagccgCAGCTGCCACACTTGCAAGCCCCTGTAAAGCTAGACTGGCTGCAGTTGAGCCGACTAGCACTGATCAGTTCATAGTAAAGAAGAGCCGAGAAGAGCCACCCAGCATTAACGTGGCGATGTTTGAGCACCCGCTGCTGCGGCTAACCGTTTCCGACATCTTAGCGGCAACCAACAACTTCAACAAGACCCACATCGTGGGGGACGGCGGGTTCGGCACCGTCTACAAAGCGGAGCTGGCAGGGGACCAGGTAGTTGCGATCAAGCGGCTACATGGTGGCCGCCACACTGAAGGTGACCGGGAATTCATGGCAGAGATGGAGACAATAGGCAAAGTGAAGCATGAAAATTTGGTCCCATTGTTAGGATACTGCGTGTTTGGGGACGAGCGGTTCCTGATCTACGAATACATGCCAAACGGGAGCCTGGATCTTTGGCTGCGCAACAGGGCCGATGCGGTGGAGTTGCTTGGCTGGCCCGTGAGGTTCAAGATCTGCGTGGGGGCTGCAAAAGGCCTCGCTTTTCTGCACCACGGCTTCGTTCCCCACATCATACACAGGGACATGAAGTCTAGTAACATTCTGCTGGATGCCGGTTTCGAGCCCAGGGTGGCCGACTTTGGCCTGGCTCGGATCATCAGTGCTTATGAGACTCATGTCAGCACGGAGCTGGCAGGGACGTTCGGCTACATCCCGCCTGAGTATGGGATGACAATGCAGGCGACGATCAAGGGTGACGTGTATAGCTTTGGGGTGGTGATGCTGGAGCTGCTCACCGGCCGTGCTCCGATCGGCCAGGAGGAAGTTGACGGTGGGAACCTGGTCGGGTGGGTGAGATGTATGGTGGCTAAGGGCGACGAGGCATGCGTCCTGGATCAGTGCGTACTGTCTGATAGGTGGAAGGCGCAGATGCTTTGCGTGTTGCGAGTCGCGAGGCTTTGCACGTCTGATGACCCCAGCAGGAGGCCCAACATGCTGGGAGTGGTGAAGATGTTGAAGGAGATAGAAGATGGGCCTTACTCGGTGTAG